In Treponema primitia ZAS-2, a genomic segment contains:
- the dnaG gene encoding DNA primase: MPYIAESTIREVNDKLDAVAVVGDYVRLEKRGGRYWGLCPFHNEKTPSFTVDQDRKTYYCFGCAAGGGVINFMMEMDKLSFPEAIETLARRMGIEIVYENSGSVQKDDGKAARLEELAELYRRVAVSFNHFLLKKPEGQGAKQYIISRGINTDMIDCFRLGYAPADRSWLYKFLSSKGYSAEFLASSGLFSKKNIRSAFFSDRLMFPIADRRGKTVAFGGRILSDGEPKYLNSGESESYKKRETFYAIDLALPAIRKTKEAYIAEGYMDVIALHQAGITNAVAPLGTAFTEDQAKLLRRWAERVYLIFDTDNAGQEAALKAIMTCRKNGLESFVVTMDSGSLPAGTPEASSDSEAAPPKGLKDPADILKKYGAEALQKSVKCFITDFEYLIKRGKSRFDLSDSLGKSKAAAFLFPYLKTMDSEVSRDSFIGEIADAIGVERQAIAADFRRFDLGQLVSGQNRPRMETREAGETAIRLLSLNDELFLLTAVSVNRDLYSTLRSALTIEDFEDPAAREFFIALEEWFRNDMPGTEDLLARIQNGALRNFVIQQGASRAFSVEDPGKLVNDGIRKVKVKRLERRLAKIVTELRIAENEKTREGVSSVQGRGDTLVEDLLVEKVHLDAELRRLKEAKE, from the coding sequence ATGCCCTACATTGCCGAGTCAACCATCCGGGAAGTTAACGATAAGCTGGATGCAGTGGCTGTTGTGGGAGATTATGTGCGGCTGGAGAAGCGGGGAGGGCGCTACTGGGGGCTCTGCCCCTTTCACAATGAGAAAACCCCTTCCTTCACCGTGGACCAGGACCGGAAAACCTATTACTGCTTTGGATGCGCAGCCGGGGGCGGAGTAATCAACTTCATGATGGAAATGGATAAACTTTCCTTCCCTGAGGCTATTGAAACCCTAGCCCGGCGTATGGGCATTGAGATTGTCTATGAGAATTCAGGGTCTGTGCAAAAGGATGATGGAAAAGCCGCCCGGCTTGAGGAGTTGGCCGAGCTGTACCGCCGGGTGGCGGTGAGTTTTAACCATTTTTTGTTAAAAAAACCTGAAGGCCAAGGGGCAAAGCAGTATATTATATCCAGGGGAATCAATACCGATATGATAGACTGCTTTCGCTTGGGATATGCCCCGGCGGACCGTTCCTGGCTGTATAAATTTTTATCCTCTAAAGGATATTCCGCAGAGTTCCTTGCTTCTTCCGGCTTGTTTTCAAAAAAAAACATCCGCAGTGCCTTCTTTTCGGACCGGCTCATGTTTCCTATCGCTGACCGCCGGGGAAAAACCGTGGCTTTTGGGGGACGTATCCTCTCGGATGGGGAGCCTAAATACCTCAATTCCGGGGAATCCGAGTCCTATAAGAAACGGGAAACCTTCTATGCCATTGATTTAGCCCTGCCGGCAATACGAAAAACCAAAGAAGCCTATATCGCCGAAGGCTATATGGATGTGATCGCCCTGCATCAGGCGGGGATTACCAATGCCGTGGCCCCCTTGGGGACCGCATTCACCGAAGATCAGGCCAAACTCCTCCGCCGCTGGGCTGAACGGGTCTACCTTATCTTCGATACCGACAATGCGGGGCAGGAAGCGGCCCTTAAGGCCATCATGACCTGCCGGAAAAACGGCCTGGAAAGCTTTGTGGTTACCATGGATAGTGGGAGCTTGCCCGCCGGAACCCCGGAAGCTTCCTCAGACTCAGAAGCGGCGCCTCCAAAAGGCCTTAAAGATCCGGCAGATATTTTGAAAAAATATGGTGCAGAGGCGTTGCAAAAAAGTGTAAAATGTTTTATAACTGATTTTGAATACCTTATAAAAAGAGGTAAGTCTCGTTTTGATCTTTCCGATTCCCTGGGGAAGTCCAAGGCAGCGGCTTTCCTTTTTCCCTATTTGAAAACCATGGATTCGGAAGTTTCCAGGGATTCTTTTATTGGGGAAATAGCAGATGCCATTGGAGTTGAACGCCAAGCAATTGCAGCGGATTTTCGTCGTTTTGATCTGGGGCAGCTTGTTTCCGGCCAGAATAGGCCAAGGATGGAAACCCGGGAAGCCGGTGAAACGGCGATTCGGCTGCTGAGTTTGAATGATGAGCTTTTTTTGCTCACCGCAGTTTCGGTAAACCGTGACTTGTATAGTACTTTACGTTCAGCCCTTACTATTGAAGATTTTGAAGATCCCGCCGCCCGGGAGTTTTTTATTGCCCTGGAGGAATGGTTCAGGAACGATATGCCCGGAACGGAGGATCTCCTGGCCCGTATACAAAATGGGGCATTACGAAATTTTGTTATTCAGCAGGGGGCTTCCCGGGCATTTTCTGTGGAAGATCCGGGTAAACTGGTAAATGATGGAATTAGGAAGGTAAAGGTTAAAAGGCTGGAGCGCAGGCTGGCCAAAATTGTAACAGAGCTGCGGATCGCGGAAAATGAGAAGACCCGGGAAGGTGTCTCAAGCGTCCAAGGGCGCGGGGATACCCTTGTTGAGGATCTGCTCGTGGAAAAAGTGCATCTTGATGCCGAATTACGCCGACTTAAGGAAGCTAAGGAATGA
- a CDS encoding MBL fold metallo-hydrolase — protein MRIQFWGVRGSLPAPQLPSQIKSKISAIMERISPEDIASPESRERFLAELPPWLFGTVGGNTPCVSLTAGDTRNRLVFDCGSGLRELGNAVAGEQPKPLHYDILLSHLHWDHLQGLPFFGPAYDPAVSLDFYSPMNNLENALNVQMSSPYFPVHMQAMGSRKDFHLLEGPIELGDMAISYFKNNHPGNSYSFLVNDGKHRFIYATDTELSPADFIKNEQNAAFFENADMIVLDSQYTLGEAIQKYNWGHSAFSMGVDFAANWGIKHLVLFHHDPTYDDRKLFNILQSARWYTERMNIKGIKISLAMEGMEIIL, from the coding sequence ATGCGCATTCAATTTTGGGGTGTCCGCGGCTCTCTTCCTGCCCCCCAGCTGCCTTCTCAGATAAAAAGCAAAATTTCCGCCATAATGGAACGGATCAGCCCGGAGGATATCGCCAGCCCCGAAAGTCGGGAGCGTTTTTTGGCAGAGCTTCCACCCTGGCTTTTTGGAACCGTGGGTGGGAATACCCCCTGTGTGTCCCTAACAGCGGGTGATACCCGGAACCGCTTGGTTTTTGACTGTGGTTCCGGGCTTCGGGAACTGGGTAATGCCGTGGCAGGGGAACAGCCCAAACCGCTCCATTACGATATTTTGTTGTCTCACCTGCACTGGGATCACCTCCAGGGTTTGCCCTTTTTTGGGCCTGCCTATGATCCGGCTGTATCTTTGGATTTCTATTCGCCCATGAATAATCTGGAAAATGCCCTTAATGTGCAGATGAGTTCCCCTTATTTCCCGGTACACATGCAGGCTATGGGTTCCCGAAAGGATTTTCATCTTTTGGAAGGCCCTATAGAACTAGGGGATATGGCCATTTCGTATTTCAAGAACAACCATCCCGGAAATTCCTATTCCTTTCTGGTGAACGATGGAAAACACCGGTTTATCTATGCTACGGATACAGAACTTTCCCCGGCGGATTTCATAAAAAATGAACAAAATGCTGCCTTTTTTGAAAATGCTGATATGATTGTCCTGGATTCCCAATATACCCTGGGGGAGGCAATACAGAAGTATAACTGGGGTCACAGTGCCTTCAGTATGGGGGTTGATTTCGCCGCAAACTGGGGCATTAAGCATCTGGTCCTCTTTCATCATGACCCCACCTATGATGATCGAAAACTTTTCAATATACTCCAGTCTGCCCGCTGGTATACAGAACGGATGAATATTAAGGGGATCAAAATTTCCCTTGCCATGGAAGGTATGGAGATAATACTGTAG
- the mltG gene encoding endolytic transglycosylase MltG, which produces MVAKKKEGKGRGSRSFITVICTLLGTAIVLVAIIAGVFIYLNAPPGVPPKITGDDPALRLDENGALRLELRPGESVRSVGQRLEQTGIIKNRYFWEILSRLDKEYLKAGIYILSLPASQIEIRSLLVSGKQLLIRVTIPEGVTLIKTAQILAEAGICREEEFLAAASDTATLESYRIPGATMEGYLYPDTYLFPEGYPADQVVKTMADTFFKRLAEIQNDAPALSPTELNKLVILASIVEREYRVDEEAPLMAGVFDNRLRIGMALQSCATVEYVITEIQGRPHPERLFDRDIEIRDPYNTYIHPGLPPGPISAPGAVALDAAFHPQASSYLYFRLVNPDEGRHYFSETLDDHIRAGVLYVKARKR; this is translated from the coding sequence ATGGTTGCGAAAAAAAAAGAAGGCAAGGGGAGGGGATCCCGTTCTTTCATTACGGTTATCTGTACCTTGCTGGGTACCGCTATTGTCCTGGTTGCCATCATAGCGGGTGTCTTTATTTACCTAAACGCTCCTCCCGGAGTTCCCCCAAAAATTACCGGTGATGATCCCGCCCTAAGGCTCGATGAAAATGGCGCCCTGCGTCTGGAGCTTCGTCCCGGCGAAAGTGTTCGTTCCGTGGGGCAGCGGCTGGAACAAACGGGGATTATAAAAAACCGGTACTTCTGGGAGATCCTTTCCCGTCTTGATAAGGAATACCTCAAGGCGGGGATATATATCCTTTCCCTGCCGGCCAGCCAGATTGAAATCCGCTCCCTCCTGGTTTCGGGCAAACAACTGCTTATCAGGGTTACCATCCCCGAAGGGGTTACCCTGATAAAAACTGCCCAAATTTTGGCCGAAGCTGGTATATGCAGGGAGGAGGAGTTCCTGGCCGCCGCTTCTGATACGGCAACCCTGGAAAGCTACCGGATACCCGGGGCCACCATGGAGGGTTACCTCTACCCGGACACCTACCTGTTCCCCGAGGGCTATCCTGCCGACCAGGTGGTTAAAACCATGGCGGATACCTTCTTCAAACGCCTGGCGGAAATCCAGAACGATGCCCCGGCATTATCCCCGACGGAACTGAACAAGCTGGTGATCCTGGCCTCCATTGTGGAGCGGGAATACCGGGTGGATGAAGAGGCCCCTTTAATGGCCGGGGTGTTCGACAACCGCCTGCGCATCGGTATGGCCCTCCAGTCCTGCGCCACCGTAGAATACGTGATTACCGAAATCCAGGGCCGTCCCCACCCGGAACGGCTCTTTGACCGGGATATAGAGATCCGGGATCCCTACAATACCTACATACACCCCGGCCTTCCCCCGGGACCTATCTCCGCTCCCGGTGCGGTAGCCCTGGACGCCGCCTTCCATCCCCAGGCCAGCAGCTACCTCTACTTCAGGCTGGTAAATCCCGATGAGGGACGGCATTACTTTTCCGAAACATTAGATGATCATATCCGGGCGGGGGTGCTCTACGTAAAGGCCAGGAAACGCTGA